The Arthrobacter oryzae DNA window TGCCCTCGCCATTCAATGTGATGTCTCCGACGAAGCGGTGGTGCAAATGGCCGTCGCCCGCACAGTGGAAGCATTCGGCAGGCTCGACATGGCGTTCAACAACGCGGGGATCATGCTTCCGCCGGTGGACTCTGCAGAGGAGACGGCCGAAGCGTTCGACAGGATCGTCGCGGTCAACCTGCGCGGCGTGTGGGCGTCAATGAAGCACGAGTTGGTGCAGATGCGGAAGCAGGGATCCGGCGCCATAGTGAACTGTTCGTCGCTCGGAGGGCTCGTTGGAGGCAGCGGCCGGGCCACCTACCACGCGACCAAACACGGGGTGATCGGACAGTCCAAGAGCGTCGCGCTGCAGTACGCGCCGCTCGGAGTGCGGGTCAACGCTGTATGCCCCGGGACGATCGAAACGCCGATGGTTGCCAGGATGACCGCTGGGGGAGAGCTGGATCCGGAAACCGCGATTCCGTCCATCCCGCTGGGCAGGCTCGGACTGCCCGAGGAAGTAGCCGCAGCTGTCCTGTGGCTCTGCAGCGATGCCGCCAGCTATGTCACCGGCGTTGCCCTTCCGGTTGACGGAGGCTATACGGCCTAGGGGTCCCTCCCGGTACCACTAACACCAGGGGCTCCCACCCAGCCTTGCCAACTGCTTTGCTGGAATGGACAAACTTTTCCTGACTGAAGGGGAACCACCTCCCATGCGCCTGCAAAAACCCACCTTGGCTGCCATCATCGCGCTGGCATTGTCCCTCGCCGGGTGCAGCACCCCTTCAAACGACACGGACTCCACCACTGAGCAGCCTTCCTCGCCGCCGGAAACATCTTCGACGGCGGCCGTTGGGTCGTCGCCGCAGCCACCTGTCCCGTCCTCTGCGGCTGCGGCAGATAGCACTCCGATCACCATCGACATCGATGGCGGGACCGTGACAGGTACCCTGTCCAGCAACGCAGCTGCTCGCTCCCTGATCGAGCAGCTTCCTTTGACGCTCTCCTTCAGGGACTACGGCGGCCAGGAAAAGATCGCAGAGCTGCCGGAGGCGCTTTCGCTCGACGGCGTGCCCGCAGGCGACAGCGCAGAACCACTGACCATCGGCTACTACGCGCCCGACCGGGCCCTCGTCCTCTATTACGAAAGCGTCGGGTATTCCCGCGGAATTGTGCGGATCGGATCGTTCGATGACCTCGCGGCGATCCGGGATCAAACCAGCGGTTTTACCGCCAGGCTGGCTCCCGCTAACTGAGCGGGATGACGCGGCTGCTCTGAACATTCTCCACAAAAGAACGAACCGTTGTGACTCGAGCAACCTTTGAGGACGGCGCCCGCGAAGCGCGCATCGACGCCCTGCCCCACAAATACATCAGCATCATCGAAGAAACAGAGAATTCGGCCCCGGCAAACGATCCTTCCGTCCCGGCCGGGCGCTTTCCTTGGGCCGCCCTGCTGGTCCTGGCCCTGATGGGATTCCTCCTGATTTTCACCGAGACCATGCCCGCCGGCAGTTGGCTGCCTAGCACCTGGTTGACGGGCCGGACGTCCTCGAGGCGTCGAAGTCGTCCAACCCGTGGTGCGCCTGCGAGGCACCGGCGGAGAACACGGGGATCGTTGTCGCGGATACTCATGACGCAGTCGCCAGACGGAACGATGGGCATGGGGACGGATCAACAGTGTGATCATCGTGCTGACGCGCATGTCGAGTCGGTAAATGAAGCCCAGTACGGGGTAGGCAGCTACAACACGCGGGAAGTGGCGGAGGAACTGCGCTACATCGAGCAGAACATCTTGCCTTCCCCGCGGTGGATAGGACGCAGAAGAGAATTCTGATCACAGGTCCCACCGCGGGCATCGGCGATCGGCTGTACGTCAGGTATGGACCCAACACCTCCCAAGCCCGGGCCGAAGAGGAAGAGTTCGGCTACCACGAGTCACGCCATGTGGACCAATGGGCAATGGCGAACCTTCTTGCCGGCCCCTTCGCGTTTCCCGTTGCGTACTTCATTGACGACGCGCTGTTGCCCGACTCGCGCAACCATTTCGAGCGGGACGCGGGCTTGTCCAGGGGTGGGTATGCGCCCGTGCCCGACAAGTGGCCTGCGCCCCGCTGGCCGGAGTCAGCAGCTATCGGCGCGCTTGCTTTGCTGGTCTTCCGGCGCCGGCTGCGGTGGGTGGTGAGGGTGCTCCGAGCCGGGCGGGTGCAGAAGAAAGCACACGCACACCGCCGGTGCCCTGTCCACACCCCCTGCTGGACGCCGGTCCGCGAAGGCGGCGTTCCTGCTGAGGGCGGCCTTCCTGCTTAAGGGGGGCCCTCCCGGTACCCCTAACAAGAGAGGCTCCCGCCCGCCGTTGTCAGCTGGTTTGCTGGAATGGACCCGCTCCAGAGAGAAAAGGACCTTCTCCCATGCGAACAAAGAATTGGACCCTGCTCGCGGTCGTCGCGCTGGCGTTCCAAACCGCTGGGCGCAGCACCCCTTCGACCGGCCAGGCTCTGGCCGGTACGTCACCGTCCGCCGCCCCGGGAACATTTTTGGATCCGATTCTGATCGTAGACCTTCCCCGCAAGCCCGGCTCCGACTCCGCCCCGTGCCCCGAAGGC harbors:
- a CDS encoding glucose 1-dehydrogenase, whose protein sequence is MNMVSYDFNGKVAFVTGGSAGMGAATARAFAEVGAAVAIVDLDGGAAERFAAELNAAGHRALAIQCDVSDEAVVQMAVARTVEAFGRLDMAFNNAGIMLPPVDSAEETAEAFDRIVAVNLRGVWASMKHELVQMRKQGSGAIVNCSSLGGLVGGSGRATYHATKHGVIGQSKSVALQYAPLGVRVNAVCPGTIETPMVARMTAGGELDPETAIPSIPLGRLGLPEEVAAAVLWLCSDAASYVTGVALPVDGGYTA
- a CDS encoding cyclophilin-like fold protein, whose translation is MRLQKPTLAAIIALALSLAGCSTPSNDTDSTTEQPSSPPETSSTAAVGSSPQPPVPSSAAAADSTPITIDIDGGTVTGTLSSNAAARSLIEQLPLTLSFRDYGGQEKIAELPEALSLDGVPAGDSAEPLTIGYYAPDRALVLYYESVGYSRGIVRIGSFDDLAAIRDQTSGFTARLAPAN